One genomic window of Magnolia sinica isolate HGM2019 chromosome 3, MsV1, whole genome shotgun sequence includes the following:
- the LOC131241529 gene encoding aldehyde oxidase GLOX-like: MVMDVYLKCMAILSLLVSWVATGADASGGGRRGTWELLLNSTGVVAMHMALTHANTVIMFDQTRAGRSGYRLSNHHPKGRRRCNPMSTDPSCWAHSIEYRIATNKIRPLTLKTDTWCSSGSFSSNGTLIQSGGYGKGYRRIRYFKPCSNTNCDWRESKAFLSDNRWYASNLLLPDDRVIVVGGRKVFTYEFIPKTSPREGSFELPFLRQTDDRAEGGNNLYPFLHLSSGGNLFIFANRDSILFNYKKGRVVKTFPRMPGEGPRNYPSTGSSVMLPLDHAYGFRKVEIMICGGAVSGAYESAKKRIFLKGLSSCGRMVITRKTPKWLMEEMPGPRLLNDMVILPTGDILIINGAKHGCAGWNVAATPSLKPYLYKPMKRVGKRFSVLKSTHIPRMYHSSAILLPDGRVLVAGSNPQKRYTFSGVEFPTELRLQAFVPYYMGKFFDNKRASNLSILHQSGKMGVRYGEEFSVQFELRRRPSKVVVFHVYAPPFVTHSISMNQRMLKLRCKRMVRREDGEVIAVLVAPPSPNVAPAGYYLLTVVNEGIPSKASWVRFIHA; the protein is encoded by the coding sequence atggtgatggatgtgtatttgaAATGTATGGCAATTCTATCATTGCTAGTGAGCTGGGTAGCCACAGGAGCTGACGCCTCAGGAGGTGGAAGAAGGGGGACATGGGAACTCCTCTTAAACAGCACTGGCGTAGTGGCCATGCACATGGCACTGACCCACGCCAACACAGTGATCATGTTCGACCAAACCAGAGCCGGACGGTCTGGCTACCGACTCAGCAACCACCATCCCAAAGGAAGGCGAAGGTGTAACCCCATGTCCACCGATCCATCCTGTTGGGCCCACTCCATCGAGTATCGGATCGCCACAAATAAAATCCGCCCATTGACACTTAAGACCGACACATGGTGCTCTTCAGGTTCATTCTCCAGCAATGGCACCCTCATTCAATCGGGTGGTTATGGGAAGGGCTACAGAAGAATCCGTTACTTCAAaccatgctctaataccaattgtgaTTGGAGAGAATCTAAGGCCTTCCTTTCAGATAACCGGTGGTATGCTTCAAATCTTCTACTTCCTGATGACCGTGTGATTGTCGTTGGTGGACGGAAGGTTTTCACCTATGAATTCATACCCAAAACTTCTCCAAGAGAAGGATCTTTTGAGCTTCCCTTCTTGCGCCAGACGGATGACAGAGCAGAAGGTGGTAACAATCTCTATCCCTTCCTCCACCTCTCCTCCGGCGGCAACTTATTCATCTTCGCCAACCGCGATTCCATCCTCTTCAATTACAAGAAAGGAAGGGTGGTCAAGACCTTCCCAAGAATGCCTGGAGAGGGACCAAGAAACTACCCTAGCACTGGTTCTTCCGTAATGTTGCCCCTCGACCACGCCTATGGCTTCAGAAAGGTGGAAATCATGATATGCGGAGGTGCAGTCTCAGGTGCGTATGAGTCTGCCAAGAAAAGGATTTTCCTGAAAGGTTTGAGCTCTTGTGGGAGAATGGTAATTACAAGAAAGACACCCAAGTGGTTGATGGAGGAAATGCCCGGGCCCCGCCTTCTAAACGACATGGTGATACTCCCTACTGGAGATATATTAATAATCAATGGCGCAAAACATGGGTGCGCTGGATGGAACGTTGCTGCAACACCTTCTCTGAAGCCTTACCTCTACAAGCCAATGAAAAGGGTGGGTAAGAGGTTTTCAGTATTGAAATCCACACACATACCTAGAATGTATCACTCTTCAGCCATTCTTCTTCCTGATGGGAGGGTTCTAGTTGCAGGAAGTAACCCGCAGAAGCGGTATACCTTTTCCGGAGTAGAATTTCCTACTGAACTAAGGTTACAGGCATTCGTTCCTTACTACATGGGGAAGTTTTTCGACAATAAGAGGGCTTCTAATCTGTCAATTCTCCATCAAAGCGGCAAAATGGGTGTCAGATACGGAGAAGAGTTCAGTGTTCAGTTTGAGCTCAGAAGGCGGCCGAGCAAGGTGGTCGTGTTTCATGTGTATGCACCGCCTTTTGTGACGCACTCAATTTCCATGAATCAAAGGATGCTGAAGCTGAGGTGCAAGAGGATGGTAAGAAGAGAGGATGGGGAAGTGATTGCTGTTCTTGTGGCTCCTCCTTCTCCCAATGTTGCACCTGCTGGTTACTATTTGCTTACTGTTGTTAACGAAGGGATCCCTAGTAAGGCTTCCTGGGTGAGATTTATCCATGCATAG